TCCAGGTGTGAACCGCAATCAGTTCGGCACCACGAGCATCGGCCTCACGGAATGCGTACTCCGTTGCCTTTTCGGAAATATCGGAGCCATCGACACCGACAACGACAGGACCGTACTTGGTCTCATCGGTTACCAGGTTGTCCTCGCGGACAACAACAACCGGGCACGATGCGTGGGAAACAACAGCGGCGGAAACCGAACCCATGACCATGCCAGAGAGCCCACCCAGACCGCGAGAGCCCATAACCACCATGGTTGCCTGCTCAGACAGGTCGAGCAGCATGTCAATCGGACTGCCCTCTTCAATCTGGTGGCTGACATCTACCGACGGTGCGAAGTCGAGGGCAATCTTCTTGGCCTCGTTAATCTTCTCCAGGGTCTCGGCCTCAAGATCGTCGTAAAGCTCCTGCGGCGGAACCATGCCCTCTGCGTAGAGGAACTGCGGCATGGAGTAGCTGCTGACCAGACGGAGCGGCTCACCGCGCTTCACTGCGGTGTTAGCGGCCCACTTGACGGCGGTCTTGGATGCCTCCGAGCCATCGACCGCGCACACAATGATGTTCTGCCTTGGCATTGATTGCCTCCTTATTATGCGATCCATAAAAATTGGCTCTCCGCGGCCCGACCGCAACGCAGCTACACCTATCGCACCTGCTTGGACGCCATTTTAATGGACAAGCTTTGCTATTTAGTCAACT
The sequence above is drawn from the Corynebacterium jeikeium genome and encodes:
- a CDS encoding universal stress protein, with product MPRQNIIVCAVDGSEASKTAVKWAANTAVKRGEPLRLVSSYSMPQFLYAEGMVPPQELYDDLEAETLEKINEAKKIALDFAPSVDVSHQIEEGSPIDMLLDLSEQATMVVMGSRGLGGLSGMVMGSVSAAVVSHASCPVVVVREDNLVTDETKYGPVVVGVDGSDISEKATEYAFREADARGAELIAVHTWMDMQVQASLAGLSAAQSQWQVVEEEQKALLGHRLEKYAKKYPEVAIKKVVTRDRPVRALADASEGSQLLVVGSHGRGGFKGMLLGSTSRALLQAAACPMMVVRPETDA